A genomic region of Oncorhynchus mykiss isolate Arlee chromosome 2, USDA_OmykA_1.1, whole genome shotgun sequence contains the following coding sequences:
- the LOC110538188 gene encoding hyaluronan synthase 1-like, producing MELKPLLRQVGSIVRAILTFLFALVVLGVMVWAYVQGFQLATSPYGIISFGFYGLLLGLHVLVQSFFAFVEHRRMRARSKACTFTKTIGFTISAYQEDPEYLRECLNSIRALKYPPELLRVIMVVDGNSEDDLYMLEMFREVFADQDPGCYVWRNNYHTWDPTQTQEGGIPGVIGPAGDASYGLGEDPQRREVEDLINSRRCVCIMQKWGGKREVMYTAFKALGLSVDYIQVCDSDTKLDPLATVELCKVLESNQKYGAVGGDVMILNLKESYISFMSSLRYWMAFNIERSCQSFFNCVSCISGPLGLYRNDLLQQFLESWYNQKFLGTHCTFGDDRHLTNRMLSMGYATKYTARSKCYTETPGQFLRWLNQQTRWTKSYFREWLYNAMWWHKHHLWMTYESIVSGVFPFFVTATIIQLFWTGTLWDILWVLCCIQLIGLIKAAYACILRRDLVMVFMSLYSALYMTSLLPAKYFAIITMNKSSWGTSGRRKMVGNYIPLLPLSVWAAILLGGSCYTIYKESQKGWFTPAKVLETRFLIYGCVAYVCYWFLMIFLYWVWFRRLCRKRSQSYDVSV from the exons ATGGAACTGAAACCGTTACTAAGGCAGGTGGGCTCGATAGTCCGTGCCATCCTGACATTCCTCTTTGCCCTGGTGGTGCTGGGGGTGATGGTGTGGGCCTATGTTCAGGGCTTCCAGCTGGCCACCTCCCCATACGGCATCATCTCCTTTGGGTTCTATGGCCTCCTGCTGGGGCTCCACGTCCTGGTCCAGAGCTTTTTCGCCTTCGTGGAGCACCGCCGCATGAGGGCCCGAAGCAAGGCCTGCACATTCACCAAGACCATCGGTTTCACTATCTCAGCCTACCAGGAGGACCCAGAATACCTGCGTGAGTGCCTCAACTCCATTCGGGCCCTCAAATACCCTCCAGAGCTGCTGCGGGTCATCATGGTGGTGGATGGGAACTCAGAGGACGACCTCTACATGCTGGAGATGTTCAGGGAGGTGTTTGCAGATCAGGACCCTGGCTGTTACGTGTGGAGGAATAACTACCACACATGGGACCCCACCCAGACCCAGGAGGGGGGCATCCCCGGAGTGATAGGCCCTGCCGGGGATGCTAGTTATGGGCTGGGAGAGGACCCccagaggagggaggtggaggatcTGATCAACAGCAGGAGGTGTGTGTGCATCATGCAGAAGTGGGGTGGAAAGAGGGAGGTGATGTACACAGCGTTCAAGGCACTGGGACTGTCGGTGGACTACATACAG gtgTGTGACTCTGACACCAAGCTAGACCCCCTGGCTACGGTGGAGCTGTGTAAGGTTCTGGAAAGCAACCAGAAGTACGGGGCGGTGGGAGGAGACGTGATGATCCTCAACCTCAAGGAGTCCTACATCAGCTTCATGAGCAGCCTGCGCTACTGGATGGCGTTCAACATCGAGAGGTCCTGCCAGTCCTTCTTCAACTGTGTCTCCTGCATCAGCGGTCCCCTGG GTTTGTACAGGAATGACCTCCTCCAGCAGTTCTTAGAGTCCTGGTACAACCAGAAGTTCCTGGGGACTCACTGCACATTTGGGGATGACAGACATCTCACCAACCGCATGCTCAGCATGGGCTATGCCACCAA ATACACGGCCCGCTCCAAGTGTTACACGGAGACGCCAGGCCAGTTCCTCCGGTGGCTCAACCAGCAGACGCGCTGGACCAAGTCTTACTTCCGCGAGTGGCTCTACAACGCCATGTGGTGGCACAAGCACCACCTGTGGATGACCTACGAGTCCATCGTCTCTGGTGTCTTCCCCTTCTTCGTCACGGCCACCATCATCCAGCTGTTCTGGACAGGCACCCTGTGGGACATCCTCTGGGTCCTCTGCTGCATCCAGCTCATTGGCCTGATCAAGGCAGCCTATGCCTGCATCCTGCGCCGTGACCTGGTCATGGTGTTCATGTCTCTCTACTCTGCCCTCTACATGACCAGCCTGCTGCCCGCCAAGTACTTTGCCATCATCACCATGAACAAGAGCAGCTGGGGCACGTCAGGCCGCCGCAAGATGGTTGGGAACTACATCCCCCTGCTGCCTCTGTCGGTGTGGGCGGCCATCTTGCTGGGCGGGTCCTGCTACACCATCTACAAGGAGAGCCAGAAGGGCTGGTTCACGCCGGCTAAGGTCCTAGAGACCAGGTTTCTGATCTACGGCTGTGTGGCGTACGTCTGCTACTGGTTCCTCATGATCTTCCTCTACTGGGTGTGGTTCCGCAGGCTGTGTAGGAAACGCTCCCAAAGTTATGACGTAAGCGTATAG